From a single Nostoc edaphicum CCNP1411 genomic region:
- a CDS encoding ATP-binding protein — MNPQNKPKSLQDILKQRQQSGFVGREDQVNQFRQNLAFPPEDDRRRFLYNVWGQGGVGKSTLLRQFRKIADEAKIISAYIDEAEKTIPEVMGRLAEDLERQGHKLTQFTERYKVYRQKRQELETDPEAPQGFSAFVGKTMAKTGVRLARRVPVGGAVFDFVDEDAFATQAGEWASYVAKKITNKDEVRLVQEPEEVLTPLFLQDIFKIAKETGVVLFFDTYERTGEFLDNWLREILEGRHGELSFNILITIAGRHELDIVGHLMRG, encoded by the coding sequence ATGAACCCACAAAACAAGCCCAAGAGTCTACAAGATATTCTTAAGCAGCGTCAACAATCAGGTTTTGTGGGTCGTGAAGACCAAGTAAACCAATTTCGCCAAAATTTAGCATTCCCCCCAGAAGACGATCGCCGTCGTTTTTTGTATAACGTTTGGGGTCAAGGCGGAGTTGGAAAAAGTACCCTGCTGCGACAGTTTCGTAAAATTGCTGACGAAGCAAAAATCATTTCGGCTTACATCGATGAAGCTGAAAAAACTATACCAGAAGTCATGGGCCGTCTAGCTGAGGATTTAGAACGGCAAGGTCATAAACTAACGCAGTTTACAGAACGCTACAAAGTTTACCGTCAAAAGCGCCAAGAATTAGAAACCGATCCAGAAGCTCCTCAAGGCTTTTCGGCTTTTGTTGGGAAAACTATGGCAAAAACTGGTGTGCGTCTAGCGCGTCGAGTTCCCGTTGGCGGTGCTGTATTTGACTTTGTAGATGAGGATGCTTTTGCTACCCAAGCTGGAGAATGGGCTTCTTATGTTGCAAAGAAAATAACAAATAAAGATGAGGTGCGTTTAGTTCAAGAACCTGAAGAAGTTCTGACTCCGCTATTTTTGCAAGATATTTTTAAAATTGCTAAAGAAACTGGTGTTGTTTTGTTTTTTGATACTTATGAACGCACCGGAGAATTTCTAGATAACTGGCTACGGGAAATTCTGGAGGGTCGTCACGGTGAATTATCTTTCAATATATTAATAACCATCGCCGGTCGGCATGAATTAGATATTGTTGGGCATCTTATGAGGGGGTAA
- a CDS encoding NUDIX domain-containing protein, translating into MTYRNPAPTVDIIIELVDRPHRPIVLIERHNLPLGWAIPGGFVDYGEAVEVAARREAEEETGLQVELIEQLLVYSDPNRDPRQHTISIVFLATATGEPVAGDDAKGVGIFESWRVPGNLCFDHDRILRDYWRYRHYGIRPRLG; encoded by the coding sequence ATGACTTACCGAAACCCTGCACCGACAGTTGATATCATCATTGAACTAGTAGATCGACCTCATCGGCCAATAGTGTTAATTGAAAGACATAATCTACCCTTAGGTTGGGCTATTCCTGGTGGTTTTGTGGATTATGGTGAAGCGGTGGAAGTGGCGGCGCGGCGAGAAGCTGAGGAAGAGACGGGTTTGCAGGTGGAATTAATTGAACAATTACTGGTGTATTCTGACCCCAATCGCGATCCGCGTCAGCATACCATTAGTATTGTATTTTTAGCGACAGCGACGGGAGAACCTGTGGCTGGGGATGATGCTAAGGGTGTAGGAATTTTTGAGTCTTGGCGTGTCCCTGGTAACTTATGTTTTGACCACGATCGCATTCTGCGCGATTATTGGCGATATCGGCATTATGGGATACGTCCGAGGTTGGGGTAA
- a CDS encoding Rid family detoxifying hydrolase: MDAETLLENYAGQCRNFDSADLGGVDLKGANLSGIKLCKANLNGADLSEATLTKANLNNAGLSRASLTNANLSGIEGSSIDLSWADLSGADLSCANLSNANLSGADLTSANFTQIKLTEVNFHGANLQKAILRGVTLDKCNLSEVDLAEADLVRVCLEKANLNKACLQRANLERACLSDANLMMANFDEANLKKANLTGANIYGATFKDADLTDAIMPDGEVYKPIASEMEIGKQETSLEKVISMTRKVINTDNAPAPVGPYNQAIAASGQFLFIAGQIAIDPRLGDVVYTDDVKKQTEQVLANLEAILTAAGATFQDVVKTTVFLADMNDFAAVNAIYAKYFPEDTAPARACVQVSRLPKDVLVEIDAIAVISG, translated from the coding sequence ATGGATGCTGAGACACTCTTGGAGAACTACGCCGGACAATGCCGGAACTTTGATTCTGCCGATCTTGGAGGAGTAGACCTCAAAGGTGCAAACCTAAGTGGGATAAAGTTATGCAAAGCAAATTTAAATGGAGCAGACTTAAGTGAGGCAACCCTGACCAAAGCGAACCTTAATAATGCAGGACTTAGTAGAGCATCTTTAACAAATGCAAATTTGAGTGGAATAGAAGGTTCTTCAATTGATCTTAGTTGGGCAGACTTGAGCGGTGCGGACTTAAGTTGTGCAAATTTGAGTAATGCAAATCTGAGTGGGGCAGACTTGACTAGCGCAAACTTTACTCAGATAAAACTAACTGAAGTAAATTTTCATGGGGCAAATCTCCAGAAAGCCATACTCAGGGGTGTCACTTTGGATAAATGTAATCTATCAGAGGTAGATTTAGCTGAGGCTGATCTGGTTAGGGTTTGCTTAGAAAAAGCAAATCTCAACAAAGCCTGTCTGCAAAGAGCAAATCTAGAAAGAGCTTGTCTTTCAGATGCAAACTTGATGATGGCAAACTTCGATGAAGCAAACCTGAAGAAGGCAAATCTAACTGGAGCAAATATCTATGGAGCAACCTTTAAAGATGCTGACCTAACTGATGCGATAATGCCAGATGGAGAAGTCTACAAACCGATCGCCTCTGAGATGGAAATCGGTAAACAGGAAACATCGTTGGAGAAAGTAATATCTATGACCCGTAAAGTAATTAATACTGATAACGCACCCGCACCCGTGGGCCCTTATAATCAAGCGATCGCAGCTTCAGGTCAATTTTTATTCATAGCTGGACAAATTGCCATCGATCCCCGCCTTGGTGATGTCGTCTACACTGATGATGTCAAAAAGCAAACTGAGCAGGTATTAGCTAATCTTGAAGCCATCCTCACCGCAGCCGGGGCGACTTTCCAAGATGTGGTGAAAACCACTGTATTTTTAGCTGATATGAATGATTTTGCGGCAGTGAATGCCATTTATGCAAAATATTTCCCGGAAGATACAGCCCCAGCACGGGCTTGTGTGCAGGTATCGCGCTTACCTAAAGATGTGTTGGTAGAAATTGATGCGATCGCTGTAATTAGCGGTTAG
- a CDS encoding tetratricopeptide repeat protein, with translation MILHLSGNLPLLVGMLADTHPNDPNQVIEPSSSAVERFLKWIDDPKRRQVALDGAIPRCLNRDVIAKLRAEEEADELFTWLKETSFVNERTDGWAYHDVVKTQMLRHKRLLSPQSWADIHGKLAEYYDSLRNDLQLKEEEKQRDPSWQSHTLNVLYHNLCQSPQKNLSVALNEFLAALKNQRKFAQQYAEIMLQAGKDVDSSEVQRWGEQLANGLKAYEEDVYQVTLEMFTAVLQNSRIEVKWQPIALGWRGETYRLMKRYPEALQDFDRAIELDPKYDWAIACRGQTYHKMKCYREALQDFDRAIELNSKFDWAIAHRARTYHRMKFYREALQDFDRAIELNPKFDWAIVLRAQTYHRMKFYREALQDFDRAIELNPKFDWAIAHRARTYHRMKFYREALQDFDRAIELNPKFDWAIVLRAQTYQSMERYPEALKDFDRAIELNPKYDWAIVHRGQTYLMLKLYNEALADFNRAINLDSDSNWKLYNRALAYLALNQADKARADLLLAIKLAKEDYEKDAKDWNNAFNLALYYLVAQYNQPAEQLYRYVLSQGASLELIHAAIQDLNDFLTVFPDHVQAKSMRQLLQSSLT, from the coding sequence GTGATTTTACACCTTTCTGGAAACTTACCCCTGCTAGTGGGAATGCTAGCAGATACTCATCCCAATGACCCCAATCAGGTAATTGAGCCTAGCAGCAGTGCTGTAGAACGCTTTTTAAAATGGATTGACGATCCCAAACGGCGACAAGTGGCGCTTGATGGTGCTATTCCTCGGTGCTTGAATCGGGATGTTATAGCTAAATTGAGAGCAGAAGAAGAAGCTGACGAGTTATTTACTTGGCTAAAAGAAACATCCTTTGTCAATGAACGTACCGACGGCTGGGCTTATCATGATGTTGTTAAAACCCAAATGTTACGCCACAAGCGCCTTTTATCACCGCAAAGTTGGGCTGATATACATGGTAAGTTGGCAGAATATTATGACAGCCTGCGGAATGATCTGCAATTAAAGGAAGAAGAAAAACAGCGCGATCCTAGCTGGCAAAGTCACACATTAAACGTGTTGTACCACAACTTATGTCAGTCACCGCAAAAGAATTTATCTGTAGCTCTCAATGAATTTCTTGCTGCACTCAAAAATCAACGCAAATTTGCCCAACAATATGCAGAAATAATGCTTCAGGCTGGTAAAGATGTCGATTCTTCTGAAGTTCAGCGTTGGGGTGAGCAACTAGCAAATGGGTTAAAAGCTTATGAGGAGGACGTTTATCAAGTTACGTTGGAAATGTTTACCGCAGTCTTACAGAATTCTAGGATTGAGGTTAAATGGCAACCAATTGCTCTAGGTTGGCGCGGTGAAACTTACCGCTTAATGAAGCGTTACCCAGAAGCACTACAAGATTTTGACCGCGCGATTGAACTTGACCCCAAATATGACTGGGCGATCGCATGTCGCGGTCAAACTTACCACAAAATGAAGTGCTACAGGGAAGCCCTACAAGATTTTGACCGCGCTATTGAACTCAATTCCAAATTTGACTGGGCAATCGCACATCGCGCTCGGACTTACCACCGAATGAAGTTTTACAGGGAAGCCCTACAAGATTTTGACCGCGCTATTGAACTCAATCCCAAATTTGACTGGGCGATCGTACTTCGCGCTCAAACTTACCACCGAATGAAGTTTTACAGGGAAGCCCTACAAGATTTTGACCGCGCTATTGAACTCAATCCCAAATTTGACTGGGCGATCGCACATCGCGCTCGGACTTACCACCGAATGAAGTTTTACAGGGAAGCCCTACAAGATTTTGACCGCGCTATTGAACTCAATCCCAAATTTGACTGGGCGATCGTACTTCGCGCTCAAACTTACCAATCAATGGAGCGTTACCCAGAAGCCCTAAAAGATTTTGACCGTGCGATTGAACTTAACCCCAAATATGACTGGGCGATCGTACATCGCGGTCAAACTTACTTGATGCTTAAGCTATATAATGAGGCTCTTGCAGATTTCAACCGGGCTATTAACTTAGATTCTGACAGTAATTGGAAATTGTATAATCGCGCTTTAGCTTACCTAGCTCTTAACCAAGCAGATAAAGCACGGGCTGATTTACTACTTGCTATCAAGCTTGCTAAAGAAGATTACGAAAAAGATGCTAAAGACTGGAATAATGCCTTTAACTTAGCCCTTTACTATTTAGTTGCTCAATATAATCAACCAGCAGAGCAGTTATATCGCTATGTTTTATCTCAAGGTGCTTCCTTAGAGCTTATCCATGCAGCTATCCAAGACCTAAATGACTTTTTAACCGTGTTCCCTGACCATGTGCAGGCTAAATCCATGCGACAGTTGTTGCAGTCTTCTCTAACTTAG
- a CDS encoding Dps family protein yields MSETQTLLRNFGHVYDNPVLLDHSVTAPVTEGFNVILASFQALYLQYQKHHFVVEGSEFYSLHEFFNESYNQVQDHIHEIGERLDGLGGVPVATFSKLAELTVFEQESEGVYSSRQMVENDLAAEQAIIGVIRRQAAQAESLGDRGTRYLYEKILLKTEERAYHLSHFLAKDSLTLGFVQAAQS; encoded by the coding sequence ATGTCTGAAACGCAAACTTTGTTACGGAATTTTGGTCATGTATATGACAATCCCGTGTTGCTGGATCACAGCGTAACTGCTCCAGTCACAGAAGGATTCAACGTTATATTAGCTAGTTTCCAGGCACTGTACTTGCAGTACCAAAAGCATCATTTTGTAGTTGAAGGCTCAGAATTTTACTCTCTGCATGAGTTTTTTAACGAAAGCTACAACCAAGTACAAGACCACATCCATGAAATTGGAGAACGTTTGGATGGATTGGGTGGTGTGCCAGTAGCTACCTTTAGCAAATTAGCAGAATTAACTGTTTTTGAGCAAGAATCCGAAGGCGTATATTCTTCTCGCCAAATGGTGGAAAATGACCTCGCTGCCGAACAAGCAATCATTGGCGTAATTCGTCGTCAGGCTGCTCAGGCAGAGAGTTTAGGCGATCGGGGCACACGCTATCTGTACGAAAAGATTTTGTTGAAAACTGAGGAACGTGCATATCATTTGTCTCACTTCCTCGCCAAAGACAGCTTAACTTTAGGATTTGTCCAAGCTGCTCAAAGCTAA
- a CDS encoding type II toxin-antitoxin system VapC family toxin, giving the protein MYLLDTNHCSRIIFGETNVIRRLQEHIGLGVATSVIVQGELLYMVQKSSQQAANLRFVRTFLQTIDLYPISGGVADVYGSLKGEIVENFGPKDKAKRRKFTVQDLGFSDNDLWIASTDLHYNLTVVSGDSDFQRIQQVQALALESWL; this is encoded by the coding sequence ATGTACCTCCTAGATACCAACCATTGTAGCCGAATCATTTTTGGAGAAACAAACGTCATTCGTCGGTTACAAGAACATATCGGCTTAGGCGTTGCAACTAGCGTTATTGTGCAAGGTGAACTCCTTTACATGGTGCAAAAGTCTTCTCAACAAGCAGCAAATCTTCGCTTTGTCAGAACTTTTCTGCAAACCATTGACCTTTATCCCATTAGTGGAGGAGTTGCAGATGTTTACGGTAGCCTCAAAGGAGAAATTGTCGAAAATTTTGGCCCCAAAGACAAAGCAAAGCGTAGAAAGTTTACAGTTCAAGATTTGGGTTTTAGCGATAACGACTTGTGGATAGCATCAACTGATTTGCACTATAACCTCACCGTCGTCTCAGGGGACAGCGATTTTCAAAGGATACAACAGGTGCAAGCCTTAGCGTTAGAATCTTGGCTTTGA
- a CDS encoding ribbon-helix-helix domain-containing protein, whose translation MNIELKPEHEQFIQAQIASGKFTNADEVIDVAFHLLDKLNSEYVQWVEETRQKVDVAIAEIERGEVLDGETVVMQILEKFQKAREA comes from the coding sequence ATGAACATTGAACTGAAACCTGAACATGAGCAATTTATCCAAGCCCAAATTGCTAGTGGAAAATTTACAAATGCAGATGAAGTAATTGATGTAGCATTTCATCTGCTAGATAAATTAAATTCTGAGTATGTGCAATGGGTGGAAGAAACCCGGCAAAAAGTTGATGTAGCAATTGCTGAAATTGAACGAGGGGAAGTTTTGGATGGCGAAACTGTAGTGATGCAGATACTAGAAAAATTCCAAAAGGCGCGTGAGGCTTAG
- a CDS encoding (2Fe-2S) ferredoxin domain-containing protein encodes MGASHNMEISQFCLEGRFINFVIKDGYKLKGLLLGTHEGECYVKLAKHLRAAFDLRLPAGTWLQVVGYKEYDIKKDKVTLKAERVMAARSEMAAVKTIAAPQKPPSIDNVKVKPAKTKSTILVCQKSDCMKRGGKAVCQALEAALSDRGLEDQVTIKGTGCMKNCKAGPNLVMPDKTRHSRIQAAQIPALMNQHFGDKSLSAQPENLREVAIYNSKLC; translated from the coding sequence ATGGGTGCATCTCACAATATGGAAATATCACAATTTTGTCTTGAAGGCAGGTTTATAAATTTTGTTATTAAAGATGGCTATAAGCTGAAAGGTTTATTGCTAGGTACTCATGAGGGTGAATGTTACGTTAAACTTGCTAAACATTTACGGGCTGCTTTTGACTTGCGGCTACCAGCCGGTACTTGGTTACAAGTTGTTGGTTATAAAGAATACGATATAAAAAAAGACAAAGTTACACTGAAAGCTGAACGTGTGATGGCGGCGCGTTCTGAAATGGCGGCAGTTAAAACCATCGCGGCACCACAAAAACCCCCATCGATTGATAATGTCAAGGTAAAACCAGCTAAGACTAAATCCACGATTTTGGTGTGTCAAAAGTCTGATTGCATGAAACGCGGTGGTAAAGCAGTTTGTCAGGCGTTGGAGGCAGCTTTAAGCGATCGCGGTTTAGAAGACCAAGTTACAATCAAGGGCACTGGTTGCATGAAAAACTGTAAAGCTGGGCCTAACTTAGTAATGCCAGATAAAACGCGCCATAGCCGGATTCAAGCTGCACAAATCCCCGCGCTGATGAATCAGCATTTTGGTGACAAGAGTTTATCAGCGCAGCCTGAGAATTTAAGGGAAGTGGCGATATATAATAGCAAGCTTTGCTGA
- a CDS encoding Asr1405/Asl0597 family protein codes for MKSFSSELESNHLVEVNWADRWQVYQRLKELDIPCSCKANQPLEVEIGSPMTAVQLWSVIRRLTASRQDQILTLECCWKNRY; via the coding sequence TTGAAATCGTTTAGTTCAGAATTAGAAAGCAACCACCTTGTAGAGGTGAATTGGGCAGACCGCTGGCAAGTCTATCAACGCCTAAAGGAGTTAGACATTCCCTGTAGTTGTAAGGCTAACCAGCCATTAGAAGTTGAAATTGGCTCTCCTATGACAGCTGTTCAACTTTGGAGTGTGATCCGGCGATTAACAGCTTCCCGTCAAGACCAGATTTTGACTCTTGAGTGCTGCTGGAAAAACCGCTACTAA
- a CDS encoding type II toxin-antitoxin system RelE/ParE family toxin, producing MSRYVISLSASRDLNEISDYFLIRNLEAGEKLFREFNNKCQNLAVFPNMGRSYAHIKPSLRGLPLDGYVILYQVIDDGVKILRVVSGRQDLESLFAESDEE from the coding sequence ATGAGCCGCTATGTCATTTCACTATCTGCTAGTCGCGACTTAAATGAAATTTCTGATTACTTTTTAATCCGCAACCTAGAAGCAGGAGAAAAACTATTTAGAGAGTTTAACAATAAATGTCAAAATTTAGCGGTGTTTCCAAATATGGGACGCAGCTATGCTCATATTAAACCTTCATTACGTGGCTTACCGCTAGATGGATATGTCATTCTCTACCAAGTAATTGATGATGGGGTTAAAATTTTGCGCGTTGTCAGCGGTCGTCAAGATTTAGAATCTTTATTTGCAGAGTCAGATGAAGAGTAA
- a CDS encoding ribbon-helix-helix protein, CopG family — translation MSNLSIQLPDSLYKSLQELAKQDGISIDQFVATAVAEKIAALTTEIYLGELAKRGSREKYDAVLAKVPDIEPESCDRLPTA, via the coding sequence ATGAGCAACCTCAGCATTCAGCTTCCTGACTCTTTGTACAAAAGTTTGCAGGAACTTGCCAAACAAGACGGGATTTCTATCGATCAGTTTGTGGCGACAGCAGTTGCGGAGAAAATCGCTGCACTCACAACTGAAATTTATCTAGGGGAGTTAGCAAAGCGAGGTAGTCGAGAAAAATACGACGCAGTTTTAGCGAAAGTACCAGATATTGAACCGGAATCTTGCGATCGATTACCCACAGCTTAA